The Microterricola viridarii nucleotide sequence ATCGCCCCGTCCACCTGCCTGGCCCGCATCCGCTCGCTGCGGGAGCGCGGCGTCATCCGCGGCTTCCACGCCGACATCAACCCGGCGGCCCTCGGCCGCGGCCTGCAGGCGCTGATCTCGGTGCGGCTGCACTCGCACGCGCGCCCGCAGCTCAACGCCTTCTCGCAGTACCTCAGCTCGCTCCCCGCCGTGGAGGGCGTGTTCTTCGTCACCGGCGACCGGGACTTCCTCCTGCACGTCGCCGTGCGCGACTCCGAGGCGCTGCGCACGCTCGTGGCCGACACGCTGAGCGTGCGCCCCGAGGTGGCCGGCACCAGCACGAGCGTGATCTTCGAGTACCAGGCCCCGCGCCGCTGAGCCGGCCGCCGCGGGCGGCGGCTCCCGGCATCCGGCGCGCTGCGCTTACTCGCCGACCGAGCTGCCGACCGGGCGCACGGCGGCGTACTCGGCGATGACGGCGCGGATGCGCTCGGTCGCGGCCGCGTCGAGCCCCCCGTCGCCGGTGACGGCCGCCCAGCCGTCGAGCACGACATCGCCGTAGTTGTGGCCGTGGCTGGCCGGAACGCTCTCCCCCATCAGCATGTCCACGACCACCTGCAGCGCCGTCACGACGGGGATCCAGTGCATGTTCGGGCTGACGTCGGCGGCGCGCTGGCCCGGCTGCAGCCAGTCCGGCTCGGCCCAGAGCAGCTCGGGCCCGAGCCAGGTGACCGGGTCGGTGGCGTGCTGCAGGTAGGCGACGTGCGGCTCGCCCCACGGACCGGCCAGTTTGTCGAAGTCGCCGGGCTGCGACATCCAGCGCACCTCGGCGCCCGCGTCGAGCACCGGCTGCCAGGCTGGGCTGCCCGGCTCCCGCGCGGCCTGCAGCTCGCGCCAGAGCGGGGTGCCATTCGGGCTGCCGACGAACAGGGCGCCGTCGGTGCGCTCGCGCACCTCGGCGAGGTCGGCGAAAGTTGACTGACTGCCGTGCGCGCCGAGGCTCAGCCCGTAGCTGATCAGCTTGGGGCGCTCGGATGCCGGGTGCGTCAGCCACTCGGCGTGCACCGCGTCGAAGAGCACCCGGGCGGCGTCGACCGGGGCATCCGGCTCGAACACGAAGGACACCCAGCTCGGCGTGTACGCGTACTGCATCGACACGATCGCGGTGTCGCCGCCGTGCAGGTACTCGAGCGAGTCGGTCGTCTGCGGCTCGAGCCAGCCGGACCCGGTGGCCGTGGCGACGACGAGCACCGAGCGCTCGAATGCGCCCGTGCGCACGAGTTCGTCCACGGCGAGCGCCGCCCGGCCCGCTGTGCTGTCGGCGGTGTGCAGCGAGGAGTAGACACGGATCGGCTCGAGCGCCGGCTCGCCGGTGACCTCGGCGATGTCAGCCGCCGTCGGTCCGCCGCCGAGGAAGGCGGTGCCGTGCCGGCCGAGCGTGTCCCACTCCATCGGAGAGTCGGCGCCGGCCGAGTGGAACTCGCTCGTCGGCTCGCTGACCCAGTGGGCGGGCGCGGCGTTGCGGGCCTCGTAGATGCCATCGATGGCGCCCATCACGACGGTGCCGAGGGTGAATGCGCCAAGCCCGACCAGGAGGGCGGCGCCGAGCGCGCCGATCAACGGCCCGACGAGCCGGCTGAGCCCGCGGTGCAGGCGGCGGATGCCGCGGCCGATGGCGAGGCAGAGCACGGCGACGGGGACGGCGCCGAGATAGAAGGCGGCGATGTCGACGCCGTCGACCGGCGGCATCTCGACGAGCGCACGCACCTCGTTCTGCCAGGCCACGGCCAGGACGGCGAACCAGACCCCGGCGGCGAGCACGACGACGGCCCCGATGATCCAGGCCCAGCGGATGACGGCCGCGCTCGGCCGCCAGCCGATCAGGCGCCGGGCCAGCGGGCGCAGCAGTGCGACGAGCAGGGCGCCGACCGCATACCCGACGGCGAAGCTCAGGCCGGCGATCACGCCCTGCAGCAGCGCGGGGCGCGGCAACAGGGAGGGGGTGAGCGAGAGCGCGGCGAGCAGCAGGCCGAGCGCGAGGCCGCCGGCATCCAGGCGCCACCAGCTGCGGCCCGCGAACAGGCGGAATCGGCTCACAGCGCGGCCGCCGTGCCGCCGACGTGCGCGAAGCCCCCGGATGCGGTCTTGATTTTGTGGCCCTGCCGTTCCATAGTCACACTCACGCGCCGATCCTCCCACAGCGCACGGGCCGCATCGTTCACAAAACTCAGGAGCAGAGCGGCGCCGCCCCTCTGTGGAGGCATCGCACCGCTCTCCTCCTGTTTTTCGCCGGGCGCCGGCCGGGCGGGATGCCGCGTGCTACTGTGTGGTCAGACCACAGTGGTCCGACCACAGGACTGCTGGTCGCAGAACACTGGCAACACAGCCAGCCGGACTCACCGCAGAGGAGCATCATGCCCGTCGTGCCACGCGCTTGGGAGCTCGTGCTGCGCCACATCGAGCGCGAGCTGCTCGACGGCAAACTGCTGCCCGGCGACCACCTGCCGCCGGAACGCGCGCTCGCGACCGAGCTCGGCGTCGGCCGCTCCAGCGTGCGCGAGGCCGTGCGCGTGCTCGAGGGCTTCGGCCTCATCCGCACGCAGACCGGCAGCGGGCCGAGCGCGGGCGCCATCATCATCGCGACCCCGCAAGGCGGCATGTCGGCGCTGATGCGCCTGCAGGTGGCCGCCCAGGGCTTCCCCGTCGCCGACATCGTGAAGACCCGCCTGCTGCTCGAGACGCAGATCGTGGCCGGGCTCGCGGATGCCGCCGGCCCCCTCGACGCGGCCGAGCTCCTGCTCGCGGCCATGGACGACGACGCGCTCACCCCGGCCGAGTTCCTCGCCCTCGACGCGCAGTTCCACGTCGCGCTGGCCGAGGCATCCGGCAACCAGGTCGTCACCGCCATGATGGCCGGGCTGCGCGAGGCGGTCGAGAGCTACGCCCTCGCCGGCTTGCCCGCCGTCGCCGACTGGGGCGCCACCCTGCGCCGCCTCCGCACCGAACACCACGGCATCGTCGCAGCCATCACGGCCAGCGACGCCGCCGCCGCCAGCACCCGAATCCATGCCCACATCACGGGCTACTACACCGAAACACACCCCCAGGAGACTCCGCCATGGTGAAACGCCAGTTCCCGAACCCGATCGAGCTCGCCGAGCTGATGAAGTTCAAGAAGCCCACGATGAACCCGACCAACCGCCGCCTGGAGAAGGCGCTGACGATCAGCGACCTGCGTGACATCGCCCAGCGCCGCACCCCGAAGGCCCCCTTCGACTACACCGAGGGCTCGGCCGAGGGCGAGATCTCGCTGCAGCGCGCCCGCCAGGCGTTCGAGGACGTCGAGTTCCACCCGGCCATCCTGCGCAACGTGCCCGTGGTCGACACCAGCTGCGAGGTGCTCGGCGGGCCGAGCGCGCTGCCGTTCGGCATCGCGCCCACCGGCTTCACCCGCATGATGCAGACCGAGGGCGAGGAGGCCGGCGCCGGCGCGGCCGGAGCGGCCGGCATCCCGTTCACCCTGTCGACCCTCGGCACCACCTCGATCGAGAACGTCAAGGCGGCCAACCCGAACGGCCGCAACTGGTTCCAGCTGTACGTGATGAAGGATCGCGAGGTCTCCTACAACCTCGTGCGCCGCGCAGCCGCGGCGGGCTTCGACACCCTGTTCTTCACGGTCGACACCCCCGTCGCCGGCGCCCGCCACCGCGACAAGCGCAACGGCTTCTCGATCCCGCCGCAGCTGACCCCGGGCACCGTCATCAACGCCCTGCCCCGGCCGGCCTGGTGGATCAACTTCCTCACCACCCCCAAGCTCGAGTTTGCATCGCTCTCCTCCACCGGCGGCACCGTCGGCGAGCTGCTGAACGACGCCATGGACCCGACGATCTCCTTCGACGACCTCGCGACCATCCGCTCGATGTGGCCGGGCAAGCTCGTCGTCAAGGGCGTGCAGACGGTCGAGGACGCCAAGAAGCTCGCCGACCTGGGCGTGGACGGCGTCGTGCTCTCCAACCACGGCGGCCGCCAGCTCGACCGCGCGCCGATCCCCTTCCACCTGCTGCCCGCCGTCGCCCGCGAGATCGGCAACGACATGGAGGTGCAGATCGACACCGGCATCATGTCCGGCGCCGACATCGTCGCTTCCGTCGCCCTCGGCGCCGACTTCACGCTGATCGGCCGCGCCTACCTCTACGGCCTGATGGCCGGTGGCCGCCGCGGCGTCGACAAGACCATCTCGATCCTGAGCACCGAGATCGAGCGCACCATGAAGCTGCTCGAGGTCTCCACGCTCGCCGAGCTCGGCCCGCAGCACGTGACCCAGCTGACCCGCCTGGCGCCGATCCCGCGTGCCGTGGCGGATGCCGCGGAGGCCACGGCCGAGTCGAAGCCCCGCACGGTGCGCACCCCGCGCGCCGCGGCGGCGCCCAAGGCGACCGCCGCGAAGGCAGCAGCTGTGAAGGCGGCGCCGGCGAAGGCAGCTGCCCCCAAGACGGCCGCGGCGAAGGCGGCTCCCGCCCAGACCGCTGCCGCCAAGGCCGCGCCGAAGACCGCTGCCGCAAAGAAGCCCGCAGCAGCAAAGAAGCCCGCTTCCGCCGAGTAGCGGAGGACACACGTCAGGAGGGGCGGCCGGTTCACGAACCCGGCCGCCCCTCCTTCGTTGCGTGAGCTGCATCCGCTGTTCGGGCCCGTCGAAACCCCACGCGTATTGGCTTCGGTCGCAAGCTCCCTCTAGCCAACGGGAGACACCACAACCCGCTGGTCGAGTAGCGAGGAACGAGCGTATCGAGACCCCGCACCACACACAGCTTCACGCCCTGTCAGGGTCTCGATACGGCGCTGGCGCGCCTACTCGACCAACGGGAGAGAGAGTTGGCTTCGGTCGCAAGCTCCCTCGAGCCAACGGGAGACACCACAACCCGCTGGTCGAGTAGCGAGGAACGAGCGTATCGAGACCCCGCACCACACACAGCCTCGCGCCGTGTCAGGGTCTCGATACGGCGCTGGCGCGCCTACTCGACCAACGGGAGAGACAGTTGGCTTCGGTCGCAAGCTCCCTCGAGCCAACGGGAGACGCCACAACCCGCTGGTCGAGTAGCGAGGAACGAGCGTATCGAGACCCCGCACCAGACACAGTCTCACGCCGATTCAGGGTCTCGATACGGCGCTGGCGCGCCTACTCGACCAACGGGAGGGGGCGGCAGGGGGCGACTCAGCGCGCGGGGACCCACTCCGGCCGGGCGCTGCCGAGCAGCGCCACCGGCCCCTGAGCCCGCCCCGGGAGGTCGATGACCGCGCGGGCACGCCGGAGCACGCCGTAGTCGCTCTGCACGGTCTCCAGTTCGGCGGCGAGCGCCACGTCATCCGCCGGCAGCGGCGTCTCACCGGTTTCGCTCGGGCCCAGCGCCAGCAGCTCCTGCGCCGCGGCCGCCAGCGAGGAGCGCACCGTCGCCGGCACCCCGTCCGCGAGCGCCGCGCAGATCGCTCCGGCAAGCACGTAGCCGGTGGCGTGGTCGAGCGCCTGCGCGCGCAGGGCGCCCGGCCGCACGGCGAGCCCAGCGACCCTGCCCTCGATCGGCGCCTCCAGGCGGCCCTCCACCACGGCGATCCCGGATGCCGCCTGCACCAGCGAGTCGAAGCCGCGCCGCACCGCCCACGCGCTGGCCGGTGGGTAGGCGCTGAGGGTGGCAATCACGAGGTGCGGATGCCGCTCGCGCAGCGTCTGCTCGTCGAGCCCGAACCGGGCCAGGCTGCCCGGCCGGTAGCCGAGCACGACGACGTCCGCCCCGGCCAGCAACTGCTCGATCCGCTCGGCGTGCTGGCCGAGGTCGAGCACGGCCGAGCGTTTGCCCGCCCCGGTGTCGATGTGCTGCACGGGGATCTCGGCCGGTTCGGGCGGGTCGATGCGGAGCACGTCGGCGCCGAGCAGCGCGAGCGCCCTGGTGCACGTCGGCCCGGCGATGACGCGGGAGAAGTCGAGCACGCGCGGGCGGCCCGCGCGGCCGGCGCCTGCCCGCCCCTCCGCCGGGGCCGCCGAGGCCGCCGCCCAGTCCAGCAGCGGCGCGCGCGGGATGAGCCGTTCGAACTCCTCGGGTGTGCGCACCCGCACGCAGAGCGCGCCGCGGGCCAGGGCGAGCGCCTCGGCATCCGCCGCAGGCACGGTGGCGAGCACCTCCGCGAGCTCGTCGCGGCCGGCGGAGTCGTCGAGGCCGAAGGCTGCGCACAGCCGGGCGCGGTGGTGTGGGTAGTTGGCGTGCGTGCGCACCCAGCCGTCCGCGGCCTCGAAGAACCCGCTGAGCGGGGCCCAGGCCGCGGCGGGCACCCCGTCGACGCTCAGGTAGTTGTAGCTGCTGAAGTTCACGCCGACCCGGAGTGGGCTGACCTCGATGGCCGGCAGCCCGAGCAGCCGGGCGGCCTGCGCGGCGAAGAAGGAGACGCTGTCCAGGGCGAGTTCCCCCGTCCGCAGCCGGGCCGTGAGGCCCGTCTCACCCGGGTGAATGCTCACGCGGGCGGCCGCGCCCTCGTCACCGACCGTGCGGGCCAAACCCTCAAGAATCGCTCCCATGCGGCGAGCATACGCCCGGGCGCCCGGCTCCGGTCGCAATCGCCCTCGCGCCGACTGGACACGGGCCGCAGACCGGGCAAACGACGAGTGCGCAGCACGACGGCCTCCCGTGGCGGCAGGCCGTCGTGCTGCGCACGCGGTGGGACAGCGGCCGGCGGGGCCGCCGGCCAGGCCCGCTAGTCGGCGGCGTTCGCGGCGGCGAGCAGTTGCTCGATCATCTCGGGCTCGACGCCCACGCCGGGGAAGCTGGCCAGGCGGCCGATGGGGAACGAGGCCATCATCTTCGCCATGCCATCGTCGGTCGCGCCCATCTCCTCGGCGTTGCCGAACATGGAGGCCATGGCCTGCATGATCATCGGGCCGGCCACCGGGTCGGCGATGAGCTCGCCGATGGAGGAGTTGGCCGTGAGCGGCAGGCGCACGGTGTCGCCGTCCACCGCGACGGTGCCGGTGAGGCGGATGTCGCGGCTGGAGGCGCCGACCGTGACCGTGTAGTCGCCGCCCTCGACGACCCAGGTGTCGACCCGGACGTCCCAGTAGGCGAGCTCGTCGCGGCGCAGCTGCACGGTCACCGCGCGGCTCTCGCCGGCGGCCAGCGCCACGGAGGCGAAGCCCTTGAGTTCCTGCGGTGCGCGCTGCACGCCGGAGCCGGCCAGGCCCGTGTAGACCTGCACGATCTCGCGGCCGTCACGCTCGCCGGTGTTGGTCACCGTGAGCGTCGCGGTGATGCCGGCGGCATCCGCCGCCAGCGCCAGGCCCGAGTACTCGAAGCTGGTGTACGAGAGGCCGTGCCCGAACGGGTACTGCACCGCCATCGAGCGGGCGTCGTACCAGCGGTACCCGACGAAGAGGCCCTCGCCGTAGCGCACGTGGCCGAACTCACCGGGGAACTCGAGGTAGGCCGGGGTGTCCTCCAGGCGCAGCGGGATCGTCTCGGCGAGGCGGCCGGACGGGTTCACCACGCCGTAGAGCACGTCGGCGGTCGCGCCGCCTCCGGCCTGGCCGAGCAGCCAGCCCTCGAGGATCGCCGGGACGCGCGCCTCGAAGCCGGACAAGCGCACGACGCCGCCGTTGGAGAGCACGAGCACGGTGCGCGGGTTGGCCGCGAGCACGGCGTCGAGCAGCGCCAGCTGGGCCGCGGGCAGCTCGATGTGCTCGCGGTCGAAGCCCTCTGACTCGTCCGCGGCCGGAACACCGAGGAAGAGCACGACGGTGTCGGCGGCGCCCGCCGCGGCAACGGCCTCGGCCCGGAGCGCCGCCGCCTCGTCGTCGGCGGAGCCCGCGAGGGTGAACCCGGCGGCGAACGCGACGCGCTCGGCGCCGACCACCCGCTCGATCTCGTCGAGCGCGTTGTCGACCTTGGTCGGGTTGATCAGCGAGCTGCCCGCGCCCTGGAAGCGCGGCGTGCGGGCAAACTCGCCGATGACGGCGACGGATGCCGACGGCGAGAGCGGCAGCAGCGCCCCCTCATTCTTCAGCAGCACGATGCTGCGGGCGGCCGCCTCGCGGGCCA carries:
- a CDS encoding CoA transferase; this encodes MGAILEGLARTVGDEGAAARVSIHPGETGLTARLRTGELALDSVSFFAAQAARLLGLPAIEVSPLRVGVNFSSYNYLSVDGVPAAAWAPLSGFFEAADGWVRTHANYPHHRARLCAAFGLDDSAGRDELAEVLATVPAADAEALALARGALCVRVRTPEEFERLIPRAPLLDWAAASAAPAEGRAGAGRAGRPRVLDFSRVIAGPTCTRALALLGADVLRIDPPEPAEIPVQHIDTGAGKRSAVLDLGQHAERIEQLLAGADVVVLGYRPGSLARFGLDEQTLRERHPHLVIATLSAYPPASAWAVRRGFDSLVQAASGIAVVEGRLEAPIEGRVAGLAVRPGALRAQALDHATGYVLAGAICAALADGVPATVRSSLAAAAQELLALGPSETGETPLPADDVALAAELETVQSDYGVLRRARAVIDLPGRAQGPVALLGSARPEWVPAR
- a CDS encoding alpha/beta hydrolase, translated to MSRFRLFAGRSWWRLDAGGLALGLLLAALSLTPSLLPRPALLQGVIAGLSFAVGYAVGALLVALLRPLARRLIGWRPSAAVIRWAWIIGAVVVLAAGVWFAVLAVAWQNEVRALVEMPPVDGVDIAAFYLGAVPVAVLCLAIGRGIRRLHRGLSRLVGPLIGALGAALLVGLGAFTLGTVVMGAIDGIYEARNAAPAHWVSEPTSEFHSAGADSPMEWDTLGRHGTAFLGGGPTAADIAEVTGEPALEPIRVYSSLHTADSTAGRAALAVDELVRTGAFERSVLVVATATGSGWLEPQTTDSLEYLHGGDTAIVSMQYAYTPSWVSFVFEPDAPVDAARVLFDAVHAEWLTHPASERPKLISYGLSLGAHGSQSTFADLAEVRERTDGALFVGSPNGTPLWRELQAAREPGSPAWQPVLDAGAEVRWMSQPGDFDKLAGPWGEPHVAYLQHATDPVTWLGPELLWAEPDWLQPGQRAADVSPNMHWIPVVTALQVVVDMLMGESVPASHGHNYGDVVLDGWAAVTGDGGLDAAATERIRAVIAEYAAVRPVGSSVGE
- a CDS encoding glycoside hydrolase family 3 C-terminal domain-containing protein, which gives rise to MTDSTSIAARAADIVAGLTLEEKASLTSGADFWSTKAIEHAGVPRIVLTDGPHGVRLQREGSDHLGLADSVPATCFPPAVALGSSFDTELLERVGVALGEEARAEGVGVLLGPGINIKRSPLCGRNFEYLSEDPIVSGVLGASLVRGLQSQGVGTSLKHFAANNQENDRMRSSSDVDPRPLREIYLRGFQRVVRDEQPWTVMCSYNRINGVYASENPWLLNTVLREEWGFGGVVVSDWGAVNERVVGVAAGLDLEMPGGGGRTDAELVAAVRAGRLEEAVLDVAAQRNIELALKAQAGADADASYDADAHHALAREAAARSIVLLKNEGALLPLSPSASVAVIGEFARTPRFQGAGSSLINPTKVDNALDEIERVVGAERVAFAAGFTLAGSADDEAAALRAEAVAAAGAADTVVLFLGVPAADESEGFDREHIELPAAQLALLDAVLAANPRTVLVLSNGGVVRLSGFEARVPAILEGWLLGQAGGGATADVLYGVVNPSGRLAETIPLRLEDTPAYLEFPGEFGHVRYGEGLFVGYRWYDARSMAVQYPFGHGLSYTSFEYSGLALAADAAGITATLTVTNTGERDGREIVQVYTGLAGSGVQRAPQELKGFASVALAAGESRAVTVQLRRDELAYWDVRVDTWVVEGGDYTVTVGASSRDIRLTGTVAVDGDTVRLPLTANSSIGELIADPVAGPMIMQAMASMFGNAEEMGATDDGMAKMMASFPIGRLASFPGVGVEPEMIEQLLAAANAAD
- a CDS encoding FadR/GntR family transcriptional regulator codes for the protein MPVVPRAWELVLRHIERELLDGKLLPGDHLPPERALATELGVGRSSVREAVRVLEGFGLIRTQTGSGPSAGAIIIATPQGGMSALMRLQVAAQGFPVADIVKTRLLLETQIVAGLADAAGPLDAAELLLAAMDDDALTPAEFLALDAQFHVALAEASGNQVVTAMMAGLREAVESYALAGLPAVADWGATLRRLRTEHHGIVAAITASDAAAASTRIHAHITGYYTETHPQETPPW
- a CDS encoding Lrp/AsnC family transcriptional regulator, whose protein sequence is MATYSESARPEADEANIVRLDDVDRLILRLLQQDARMPNTAIAEAVGIAPSTCLARIRSLRERGVIRGFHADINPAALGRGLQALISVRLHSHARPQLNAFSQYLSSLPAVEGVFFVTGDRDFLLHVAVRDSEALRTLVADTLSVRPEVAGTSTSVIFEYQAPRR